One region of Mycolicibacterium rhodesiae NBB3 genomic DNA includes:
- a CDS encoding formylglycine-generating enzyme family protein: MLTQLVELPGGSFRMGATQFYPEEAPAHTATVAAIAVERHPVTNAQFADFIDATGYLTVAEQPMDPALYPGVPPQDLVPGALVFRPTSGPVDLRDWRQWWDWAPGANWRHPFGPDSEIDGRLDHPVVQVAYPDAAAYARWAGRRLPTEAEWEYAARAGATTTYPWGEDVAPDGRLMANTWQGDFPYRNSGALGWIGTSPVGAFAPNAFGLVDMIGNVWEWTTTEFSAHHRLAGRKGCCTPGAAADPTVNQTLKGGSHLCAPEYCHRYRAAARSPQSQDSATTHIGFRCVADL, from the coding sequence ATGCTCACCCAGCTCGTCGAGCTGCCGGGTGGATCGTTTCGGATGGGCGCCACGCAGTTCTATCCGGAGGAGGCGCCCGCGCACACCGCGACCGTGGCGGCGATCGCCGTGGAACGTCACCCGGTGACCAACGCACAATTCGCCGACTTCATCGACGCCACCGGCTATCTCACCGTCGCCGAGCAGCCGATGGACCCTGCGCTGTATCCCGGTGTGCCACCGCAGGATCTGGTGCCCGGCGCGCTGGTCTTCCGGCCCACGAGCGGCCCGGTGGACCTGCGGGACTGGCGTCAGTGGTGGGACTGGGCCCCGGGGGCGAACTGGCGGCATCCCTTCGGGCCCGACAGTGAGATCGACGGCAGACTCGATCATCCGGTCGTGCAGGTCGCCTATCCCGACGCGGCGGCGTATGCGCGGTGGGCCGGTCGGCGCCTGCCGACCGAGGCCGAATGGGAGTACGCCGCCCGCGCCGGTGCCACCACCACATATCCGTGGGGAGAGGACGTCGCGCCCGACGGCAGGCTGATGGCCAACACCTGGCAGGGCGACTTTCCCTATCGCAACTCCGGAGCACTCGGGTGGATCGGGACGTCGCCGGTCGGCGCTTTCGCACCCAATGCCTTCGGTCTGGTCGACATGATCGGCAACGTGTGGGAGTGGACGACGACGGAGTTCTCCGCACATCACCGGCTCGCAGGGCGCAAGGGCTGCTGCACGCCCGGCGCGGCGGCCGACCCCACCGTGAACCAGACCCTCAAGGGTGGATCGCACCTGTGCGCGCCGGAGTACTGCCACCGATACCGCGCCGCGGCACGTTCGCCGCAGTCCCAGGACAGCGCGACGACCCATATCGGGTTCCGCTGCGTGGCTGATCTCTAG
- a CDS encoding arylsulfatase yields MAAEFNGKIELDIRDSEPDWGPYAAPTAPEGAPNVLYLVWDDTGIATWDCFGGLVEMPTMSRIAERGVRLSQFHTTALCSPTRASLLTGRNATTVGMATIEEFTDGFPGCNGRIPNDTALLSEVLAENGYNTYCVGKWHLTPLEESNLASTKRHWPLSRGFERFYGFMGGETDQWYPELVYDNHPVAPPGLPEDGYHLSKDIADKTIEFIRDAKVIAPDKPWFSYVCPGAGHAPHHVFKEWADRYAGTFDMGYERYREIVLENQKRLGIVPPDTELSPINPYTDVTGPNGEPWPVQDTVRPWDSLEDDDKRLFCRMAEVFAGFLSYTDDQIGRILDYLEESGQLDNTIIVVISDNGASGEGGPNGSVNEVKFFNGYVDTVEEGLRFIDNLGGPETYNHYPIGWAMAFNTPYKLYKRYASHEGGIADTAIISWPNGIAAHGEIRDNYVNVCDITPTVYDLLGIDVPDTVKGIAQKPLDGVSFRVALDDPKAATGKETQFYAMLGTRGIWHNGWFANAVHAASPAGWSHFDKDRWELYRIEADRSQCHDLAADNPGKLDELKALWLHEAEKYNGLPLSDLNILETMSRFRPYLTGARESYFYYPGTADVGMGAAAEIGGRSFAVLAEVTVDSTGAEGVLFKHGGAHGGHVLFLQDGRLHYIYNFLGEEEQVLSSPGAVPLGEHTFGVAYTRTGTVEGSHTPVGEAALYIDDAEVARKAGVRIHPGTFGLAGATLSVGRNTGSPVSRAYKAPFAFTGGTIAQVNVDVSGQPYVDLEREFARAFAKD; encoded by the coding sequence ATGGCAGCGGAATTCAACGGCAAAATCGAACTCGACATCCGGGATTCGGAACCGGACTGGGGCCCCTATGCCGCGCCGACAGCTCCCGAGGGTGCACCAAACGTTCTCTATCTCGTATGGGACGACACCGGCATCGCGACGTGGGACTGCTTCGGCGGTCTGGTCGAAATGCCGACGATGAGCCGGATCGCCGAACGAGGTGTCCGGCTCTCGCAGTTCCACACCACCGCGCTGTGCTCGCCGACGCGGGCGTCGCTGCTGACTGGGCGCAACGCCACCACCGTCGGCATGGCGACCATCGAGGAGTTCACCGACGGTTTCCCGGGGTGCAACGGACGTATCCCGAACGACACCGCGTTGCTGTCGGAAGTCCTTGCCGAGAACGGTTACAACACCTACTGCGTCGGCAAATGGCACCTGACCCCGCTGGAGGAGTCCAATCTCGCATCCACCAAACGACACTGGCCGCTGTCGCGAGGATTCGAGCGGTTCTACGGGTTCATGGGCGGTGAAACCGACCAGTGGTATCCCGAACTCGTCTACGACAACCACCCGGTCGCGCCACCCGGACTTCCGGAGGACGGCTACCACCTCTCGAAGGACATCGCCGACAAGACAATCGAATTCATCCGCGACGCCAAGGTCATCGCTCCCGACAAGCCGTGGTTCTCCTACGTGTGTCCCGGCGCGGGCCACGCACCGCATCACGTGTTCAAAGAGTGGGCCGACCGGTACGCGGGCACCTTCGACATGGGCTACGAGCGCTACCGCGAGATCGTGCTGGAGAACCAGAAACGGCTCGGCATCGTTCCGCCTGACACCGAGTTGTCGCCGATCAACCCGTACACGGATGTCACGGGACCCAACGGTGAACCGTGGCCCGTGCAGGACACCGTGCGTCCGTGGGATTCGCTCGAGGACGACGACAAACGGCTGTTCTGCCGGATGGCCGAGGTGTTCGCCGGGTTCCTGAGCTACACCGACGACCAAATCGGCCGCATCCTGGACTATTTGGAGGAGTCCGGCCAACTCGACAACACCATCATCGTGGTGATCTCCGACAACGGTGCCAGCGGCGAGGGCGGGCCGAACGGATCGGTGAACGAGGTCAAGTTCTTCAACGGTTACGTCGACACCGTGGAAGAAGGTCTGCGGTTCATCGACAATCTCGGTGGGCCCGAGACCTACAACCACTATCCGATCGGCTGGGCGATGGCCTTCAACACGCCCTACAAGCTGTACAAGCGCTACGCCTCCCACGAGGGTGGCATCGCCGACACGGCGATCATCTCCTGGCCCAACGGCATCGCCGCGCACGGGGAGATCCGCGACAATTACGTCAACGTCTGCGACATCACCCCGACCGTGTACGACCTACTCGGTATCGACGTTCCCGACACCGTCAAGGGCATCGCCCAGAAGCCGCTGGACGGCGTCAGTTTCAGAGTGGCCCTTGATGATCCGAAGGCGGCGACGGGCAAGGAGACACAGTTCTACGCGATGCTGGGCACCCGAGGCATCTGGCACAACGGCTGGTTCGCCAATGCCGTGCACGCCGCGTCGCCGGCCGGCTGGTCGCACTTCGACAAGGACCGCTGGGAGCTGTACCGCATCGAGGCCGACCGCAGTCAGTGCCACGATCTGGCCGCGGACAACCCGGGCAAGCTCGACGAACTCAAGGCGCTGTGGCTGCACGAGGCCGAGAAGTACAACGGCCTGCCGTTGTCTGACCTGAACATCCTCGAGACGATGTCGCGGTTCCGCCCGTATCTGACCGGCGCCCGAGAGTCCTACTTCTACTACCCCGGCACCGCCGACGTCGGTATGGGCGCAGCTGCAGAGATCGGCGGCCGGTCGTTCGCGGTGCTCGCAGAGGTCACCGTCGACAGCACCGGCGCGGAGGGCGTGCTGTTCAAACACGGTGGAGCGCATGGGGGGCACGTCCTGTTCCTGCAGGACGGCCGGCTGCACTACATCTACAACTTCCTCGGTGAGGAGGAGCAGGTGCTGTCGTCACCGGGGGCCGTTCCGCTGGGAGAGCACACATTCGGCGTCGCCTACACGCGCACCGGAACCGTCGAGGGCAGCCATACGCCGGTGGGGGAAGCGGCGCTCTACATCGACGACGCCGAAGTGGCGCGCAAAGCGGGCGTCCGGATTCATCCCGGCACCTTCGGCCTCGCCGGAGCGACCCTGAGCGTCGGCCGCAACACCGGATCGCCGGTATCGCGGGCGTATAAGGCCCCGTTCGCGTTCACAGGTGGCACGATCGCTCAGGTGAACGTTGACGTGTCCGGGCAGCCCTATGTGGATCTGGAGCGCGAGTTCGCACGCGCTTTCGCGAAGGACTGA